The Paenibacillus tianjinensis genome has a window encoding:
- a CDS encoding radical SAM protein yields MYLVYADEQGNVYDHPELYGLARSGDMIVEMLEEELIPLPEGATLVGLPSTRAVGMNPETGEMLPLPEGSQAVGALLPQGFTRLCLPGYVKTDKSYKLPLFGYSAVVWKDGGFYVAADLTDDPEQWNPLNCDREDVEVGVGALTAKYPENRLYDHLSNCALGYECLTSSNTFLGRWEGAVPVSYSCNAGCFGCISEQPDDSGFVSPQTRMNFRPTVSEITEVMLEHLKTPQSIISFGQGCEGEPSTQAKLIIESIREVRSITDMGYININTNAGLSDHIRGIVDAGLDLMRVSTISALDDHYNAYYKPRGYTLANVEKSLKYAASQGVYTSINYLIFPGVTDREEEIEAMVEFVRRTDLKLIQMRNLNIDPESYLELIPPARGEILGMKTMLDIFREELPEVVIGSYTHVPPADLARVKERRVRL; encoded by the coding sequence ATGTATTTGGTATATGCCGATGAACAAGGTAACGTATATGATCATCCTGAGCTGTACGGCCTGGCCCGCAGCGGGGATATGATTGTTGAGATGCTGGAAGAAGAATTAATCCCGCTGCCGGAAGGGGCTACCCTAGTTGGCCTACCAAGCACACGGGCAGTGGGTATGAATCCCGAGACAGGTGAAATGCTGCCGCTGCCGGAAGGGTCCCAGGCTGTTGGGGCTCTGCTTCCGCAAGGCTTTACTAGATTATGCCTGCCAGGCTATGTCAAGACAGACAAGTCGTATAAGCTCCCGCTCTTTGGCTATTCCGCTGTAGTGTGGAAGGATGGCGGATTCTACGTCGCTGCAGATCTTACAGATGATCCGGAGCAGTGGAATCCTCTCAACTGTGACCGCGAGGATGTAGAAGTAGGGGTAGGTGCCTTAACGGCTAAGTATCCGGAAAACAGACTATACGATCACCTTTCTAACTGTGCGCTGGGTTATGAATGCCTTACGTCCTCCAATACGTTTCTTGGACGGTGGGAGGGCGCCGTTCCTGTTTCTTATTCGTGTAATGCCGGGTGCTTCGGGTGTATATCAGAACAGCCTGACGACAGCGGATTTGTCTCTCCCCAGACACGGATGAACTTCCGTCCTACGGTCAGCGAGATCACAGAAGTGATGCTGGAGCATCTGAAGACACCGCAGTCGATAATCAGCTTCGGCCAGGGCTGCGAAGGCGAGCCTTCCACCCAAGCTAAGCTGATTATTGAGTCGATCCGTGAAGTGCGCTCAATTACCGACATGGGCTATATCAATATCAACACCAATGCCGGACTGAGTGATCATATCCGCGGGATTGTAGACGCTGGACTTGATCTTATGCGGGTCAGCACAATCAGTGCGCTGGATGATCATTATAATGCCTATTACAAGCCCCGGGGCTATACCCTCGCCAATGTGGAGAAGTCGCTGAAATATGCTGCTTCACAGGGGGTGTATACCTCGATTAACTATCTGATCTTCCCTGGAGTAACAGACCGGGAGGAGGAGATTGAAGCCATGGTCGAATTTGTCAGACGTACGGATCTGAAGCTGATACAGATGCGTAACCTTAATATTGACCCGGAGAGCTATCTGGAACTAATCCCACCGGCCCGGGGAGAAATTCTGGGGATGAAGACCATGCTTGATATCTTCCGCGAGGAACTGCCGGAGGTAGTTATTGGTTCGTATACACATGTCCCCCCTGCCGATTTAGCACGGGTCAAAGAGCGCCGTGTACGGCTCTAA
- the rho gene encoding transcription termination factor Rho: protein MDLQISDLEEMKLTDLYKLAKKYQIPYYGQLKKRELIFAILRAQAEQSGLMFMEGVLEILPEGYGFLRPINYLPSAEDIYISASQIRKFDLRSGDLVSGKCRTPKENERYFGLLQVNAVNGENPASAAERLHFPALTPLYPQDKLPLETSPTHLSTRIMDLLAPVGLGQRGLIVAPPKAGKTLLLKEIANSISTNNPEIALFVLLIDERPEEVTDMQRSVKGEVVASTFDELPENHIKVAELVLQRALRLVEHKKDVVILLDSITRLARAYNLVVPPSGRTLSGGIDPAAFHRPKRFFGSARNVEEGGSLTILATALIDTGSRMDDIIYEEFKGTGNMELHLDRKLAERRIFPAIDIRRSGTRREEVLLSKEELDTIWSIRKNMNESYDFVEGFLKKLRDSKTNAEFLASFDVAGSKDSSSPSGTASSGGTSNSGSSARRTPRPKTPTVPTT, encoded by the coding sequence ATGGATCTTCAAATTTCCGATCTGGAAGAAATGAAGCTGACCGATCTGTATAAGCTGGCCAAGAAATACCAGATTCCATACTACGGGCAGCTGAAGAAACGGGAGTTGATCTTCGCCATCCTGCGGGCGCAGGCGGAGCAGAGCGGGCTCATGTTTATGGAAGGCGTGCTCGAAATTTTGCCTGAAGGCTACGGTTTCCTAAGGCCGATTAACTATTTGCCCAGTGCGGAAGACATTTATATTTCAGCTTCTCAAATTCGTAAATTTGATCTTAGAAGCGGCGACCTTGTATCAGGAAAGTGCCGCACACCCAAAGAAAATGAACGTTACTTCGGTTTGCTTCAAGTCAACGCCGTCAACGGCGAGAATCCTGCCAGCGCAGCGGAGCGCTTGCATTTCCCGGCACTAACGCCTCTTTATCCGCAAGACAAGCTGCCGCTCGAAACATCCCCTACTCATTTGTCTACCCGTATAATGGATTTGCTCGCTCCTGTAGGCCTCGGGCAGCGCGGTTTGATTGTAGCACCTCCCAAAGCAGGGAAAACGCTCCTCCTAAAAGAAATTGCCAACAGTATCTCCACTAACAATCCCGAGATTGCACTGTTTGTATTATTGATTGATGAACGTCCTGAGGAAGTAACGGATATGCAGCGTTCGGTAAAAGGCGAAGTGGTTGCATCAACTTTTGATGAGCTTCCCGAGAACCATATCAAAGTTGCAGAGCTTGTATTGCAGCGGGCACTCCGTCTGGTTGAACATAAGAAAGACGTTGTCATTCTGCTGGACAGCATTACCCGGCTGGCACGCGCTTATAACCTTGTAGTTCCTCCATCCGGACGTACGCTTAGCGGAGGGATTGATCCAGCAGCATTCCATCGACCGAAGCGGTTTTTTGGATCTGCACGGAATGTGGAAGAGGGCGGCAGCCTGACAATACTCGCTACAGCGCTGATTGATACCGGGTCACGTATGGATGATATTATTTATGAAGAATTTAAAGGTACGGGCAATATGGAGCTTCATTTGGACCGCAAGCTGGCGGAACGCCGGATTTTCCCGGCTATCGATATCCGCCGTTCGGGAACACGCCGCGAAGAAGTGCTGCTGAGCAAGGAAGAGCTGGATACGATTTGGTCTATCCGCAAGAATATGAACGAATCGTATGATTTCGTGGAAGGTTTCCTTAAGAAGCTCCGTGACAGCAAGACTAACGCAGAGTTCCTCGCCTCATTTGATGTGGCCGGAAGTAAGGATTCCTCATCACCGAGCGGAACTGCCAGCAGTGGAGGGACTTCCAACAGCGGCTCATCCGCGCGCCGGACCCCGCGTCCCAAGACACCCACTGTCCCTACAACCTGA
- the dnaX gene encoding DNA polymerase III subunit gamma/tau: protein MEHIALYRAWRPQSFQDMVGQQHIIQTLQNAIREQRVSHAYLFSGPRGTGKTSAAKVLAKAVNCERGPGPEPCNECPSCLRITAGNVMDVQEIDAASNRGVEEIRDLRDKVKYAPTEVRRKVYIIDEVHMLTTEAFNALLKTLEEPPPHVMFILATTEPHKLPATIISRCQRFDFRRVSLEEQSGRLAEICQKEGITADADALQYIARLSDGGMRDALSILDQISSFTDGNVTYQKVLGMTGGIPSEQFARLATAILEGDMGRLLELVEQLMQEGKSADKCLENLLYYFRDLLMIKMVPGADQLTDRVLNPAEFRDMAAAFSRERLFQIVETLNRYLGEMKYATHPQTLFEVALMKLCSMQQEAGPSLHATAPVAGAIRVEPSTGGQAADAGELEVLKRQIAALEKKLEQAIQSGGVSGGGRDAAPAPRASAASSAPRISSPSKLPPQLGKFIAGKDNPDFAAVYKQWSLVLQGVKEEKVTVHAWFVDGEPVSVMEDAVLVAFKNTIHRDTTEKPANRQVIENVFAARLGKPYRLVTIMQRDWNEAAQKSVAQPGTEELRLEHEHEEAEAKTEPWIDEAIQLFGEDLVVIKE from the coding sequence GTGGAACATATCGCGCTGTACCGTGCTTGGCGGCCGCAGTCGTTTCAGGACATGGTAGGGCAACAGCACATTATCCAGACGCTGCAGAATGCAATTCGTGAACAGCGGGTTTCGCATGCCTACCTGTTCAGCGGCCCGCGCGGGACCGGCAAGACGAGTGCTGCCAAAGTTTTGGCCAAAGCAGTCAATTGCGAGCGGGGACCTGGCCCGGAGCCATGCAACGAATGTCCTTCCTGCCTAAGGATTACCGCGGGCAACGTTATGGACGTGCAGGAGATTGATGCGGCGTCGAACCGCGGGGTGGAAGAAATACGCGACCTGCGGGATAAGGTGAAATATGCACCTACCGAAGTGCGCCGTAAAGTGTATATTATTGATGAAGTGCATATGCTGACAACAGAAGCGTTCAACGCTCTACTTAAGACGCTGGAGGAACCGCCGCCGCATGTCATGTTTATACTGGCGACGACAGAACCTCATAAATTGCCGGCTACGATTATTTCACGCTGTCAGCGCTTTGACTTCCGCCGTGTATCTCTGGAGGAGCAGAGCGGTCGGCTCGCTGAGATCTGTCAGAAGGAGGGCATTACTGCGGATGCAGATGCTCTGCAGTATATCGCCCGTCTCTCTGACGGAGGGATGCGTGATGCGCTGAGTATACTGGACCAGATCTCCTCCTTTACAGACGGTAATGTAACTTATCAGAAGGTACTGGGCATGACTGGGGGGATCCCTTCCGAACAGTTTGCCCGCCTGGCAACAGCCATTCTGGAAGGTGATATGGGCCGGCTGCTGGAACTGGTAGAGCAGCTGATGCAGGAAGGCAAGAGTGCGGACAAATGCCTGGAGAACCTGCTTTATTACTTCAGGGATTTGCTGATGATCAAAATGGTCCCGGGGGCTGATCAATTAACAGACCGGGTACTGAATCCGGCTGAATTCCGGGACATGGCGGCTGCATTTTCACGGGAGCGGCTGTTTCAGATTGTAGAAACCTTAAACCGCTATCTTGGAGAAATGAAATATGCGACACATCCGCAGACATTGTTTGAAGTAGCACTTATGAAGCTGTGCAGCATGCAGCAGGAAGCCGGGCCATCCTTGCATGCGACCGCACCGGTAGCCGGTGCTATACGGGTTGAACCGTCAACCGGTGGTCAGGCTGCGGATGCGGGAGAATTAGAGGTTTTGAAGCGGCAGATTGCTGCTTTAGAGAAGAAGCTGGAACAGGCCATACAGTCGGGAGGAGTCTCGGGCGGTGGACGCGATGCAGCACCTGCACCGCGGGCATCTGCAGCAAGCTCGGCTCCGCGTATCTCCTCTCCTTCCAAGCTGCCTCCGCAGCTTGGCAAATTCATCGCCGGCAAGGATAATCCTGATTTCGCGGCGGTTTATAAGCAGTGGAGTCTGGTGCTGCAGGGAGTCAAAGAGGAGAAAGTAACAGTACACGCATGGTTTGTTGACGGTGAGCCGGTGTCCGTTATGGAGGATGCGGTGCTTGTAGCGTTTAAGAACACAATTCACCGCGATACTACCGAGAAACCGGCCAACAGGCAAGTGATCGAGAATGTGTTTGCTGCACGCCTTGGCAAGCCTTACCGGCTGGTGACAATCATGCAGCGGGACTGGAATGAGGCCGCCCAGAAGTCTGTAGCCCAACCGGGCACAGAGGAATTACGTCTGGAGCATGAGCATGAAGAAGCCGAGGCGAAGACCGAACCATGGATTGACGAGGCTATCCAGCTCTTTGGAGAAGACCTTGTTGTCATAAAAGAGTAA
- the fba gene encoding class II fructose-1,6-bisphosphate aldolase has product MPLVSMTDMLNKALEGKYAVGQFNINNLEWTQAILGAAEEEKSPVILGVSEGAARHMGGFYTVVKMVEGLVHDMKITVPVAIHLDHGSSFDKCKEAIDAGFTSVMIDGSHHPIAENIEMTKKVVEYAHAKGVSVEAEVGTVGGQEDDVIGGIQYADLNECVSIVKETGIDTLAPALGSVHGPYLGEPNLGFKEMEEIRDAVKLPLVLHGGTGIPLHDIQKSISLGTSKINVNTENQIAFAKVVREVLAAKPDAYDPRTFIAPGREAIKQTVIGKIREFGSSNKA; this is encoded by the coding sequence ATGCCATTAGTATCTATGACAGACATGTTAAACAAAGCACTTGAAGGAAAATATGCAGTTGGCCAGTTCAACATCAACAACCTTGAGTGGACTCAGGCGATTCTTGGTGCAGCAGAAGAAGAAAAGTCACCAGTAATCCTTGGTGTTTCCGAAGGCGCAGCCCGTCACATGGGCGGATTTTATACTGTAGTGAAGATGGTTGAAGGCCTTGTTCACGACATGAAAATCACCGTTCCTGTAGCGATTCACCTGGACCACGGTTCCAGCTTTGACAAATGTAAAGAAGCTATTGATGCCGGCTTTACATCCGTAATGATCGACGGTTCCCACCACCCAATCGCTGAAAACATTGAAATGACTAAAAAAGTTGTTGAGTATGCACATGCAAAGGGCGTTTCTGTTGAAGCAGAAGTTGGTACTGTAGGCGGACAAGAAGATGACGTTATCGGCGGCATCCAATATGCAGATCTTAACGAATGTGTAAGCATCGTTAAAGAAACTGGCATCGACACTTTGGCTCCAGCGCTTGGTTCCGTACACGGTCCTTACCTGGGCGAGCCAAACCTCGGATTCAAAGAAATGGAAGAAATCCGCGATGCAGTTAAGCTTCCGCTCGTGCTTCACGGCGGTACAGGCATTCCGTTGCACGATATCCAGAAGTCCATCTCCCTGGGAACTTCCAAAATCAACGTAAACACTGAGAATCAAATCGCATTTGCTAAAGTGGTACGTGAAGTTTTGGCTGCTAAACCGGATGCTTATGATCCTCGTACATTCATCGCACCAGGCCGCGAAGCCATCAAACAAACCGTTATCGGTAAAATCCGCGAGTTCGGTTCCAGCAACAAAGCGTAA
- a CDS encoding DUF2508 family protein, giving the protein MGWWSSKWQWGSEKRLRESKLNEDRHVFLDVRKAQAEWERAYLMFDEALGQDQIDYAIYILEAAERKYQIHLKHAKSLGINRSQM; this is encoded by the coding sequence ATGGGATGGTGGAGTAGCAAATGGCAATGGGGCAGCGAAAAAAGGCTCAGAGAGTCTAAGTTAAATGAGGATCGGCATGTGTTCCTGGACGTGCGTAAGGCGCAGGCGGAATGGGAAAGAGCGTATCTGATGTTCGATGAGGCTCTGGGACAGGATCAGATTGATTACGCCATTTATATTCTAGAAGCGGCTGAACGTAAATATCAGATTCATCTTAAGCATGCAAAGAGTTTGGGTATCAATCGCAGTCAGATGTAA
- the recR gene encoding recombination mediator RecR, protein MYYPEPLAKLIDAFTRLPGIGPKTAARLAFHVLNMKEDEVIDFAKALVSVKRNLHYCSVCCNITDTDPCRICQDKTRDTSVICVVQDSKDLVAIERTKEFDGYYHVLQGAISPMEGIGPEDIRLKELLTRLSDERVKELIMATNPNIEGEATAMYISRLVRPFDIKITRIAHGLPVGGDLEYADEVTLSKALEGRREL, encoded by the coding sequence TTGTATTATCCAGAACCGCTAGCCAAGCTGATTGATGCTTTTACGCGTTTGCCCGGAATAGGGCCGAAGACAGCAGCCCGGCTGGCTTTTCATGTGCTCAACATGAAAGAGGACGAAGTTATTGATTTTGCCAAGGCGCTGGTCAGCGTCAAACGAAATCTTCATTATTGCTCTGTCTGCTGTAACATTACTGATACTGATCCATGCCGGATCTGCCAGGACAAAACCCGTGATACCTCAGTGATATGCGTGGTTCAGGATTCCAAGGATCTTGTTGCCATAGAGCGCACTAAGGAGTTTGACGGTTATTATCATGTCCTGCAGGGTGCGATCTCGCCAATGGAGGGTATAGGTCCGGAGGATATCCGTCTTAAGGAGCTGTTGACTCGTTTGAGCGACGAGAGGGTGAAGGAGCTTATAATGGCGACTAACCCGAATATTGAGGGTGAAGCTACTGCTATGTATATTTCACGCCTTGTCCGGCCCTTCGATATTAAGATCACCAGAATAGCCCATGGCTTGCCCGTAGGCGGCGATTTAGAGTATGCGGATGAAGTAACTCTCTCCAAAGCGCTGGAAGGCCGTCGTGAGCTGTGA
- a CDS encoding pro-sigmaK processing inhibitor BofA family protein has product MLRTIAIGVLIGSAILLTLIVFQKKLGWAWLSLFGTHLILAALGIYIVNFSGLLTEIYIPLNPATIGAVTVLGLPGVIMLLGLKITLF; this is encoded by the coding sequence ATGCTAAGAACGATTGCAATAGGTGTTCTGATTGGATCGGCAATTCTGCTTACCCTGATTGTATTCCAAAAAAAGTTGGGCTGGGCCTGGCTCAGTTTATTTGGCACTCATCTTATTCTTGCTGCACTCGGCATTTATATAGTCAATTTCTCCGGACTGCTAACCGAAATCTATATTCCGCTGAACCCTGCAACCATAGGCGCAGTAACGGTTTTGGGGCTTCCGGGAGTGATTATGCTGCTCGGTTTAAAAATAACTTTGTTTTAA
- a CDS encoding PucR family transcriptional regulator: protein MVTMDSEALRQKLEQLTGKRAGIKQLGRQHSASLFGVGTEEQEQPVTHDGYLWVPLYENEGRITAVWVEMEGLTGLELQLVNYAARNYAIALKATGLKEEGEVEARQLSGWLNSQLEQEKNDAEIPDDMTLKGRLFGDMVPFLLVSENVHNPQLTYRSLMKLLRNYFENEILLIPLQEKEWLILARKELLTGGDDKEDEEESEDELLAQTSMGLHELIASEWVGVFHLAVAPAIIPVKGLTGSVALLRETIVLGRIFQVGEYIHLPWELHMERLINSIPDERRRQLLGQIGDYSSVLADKEMLLTLETFFEMDCNVSETAKKLYIHRNTLLYRLDKIKQETGADVRSFGDAAIVKLAMLLYKVTKRK, encoded by the coding sequence ATGGTGACGATGGATAGTGAGGCATTGCGTCAAAAATTGGAGCAGCTCACCGGAAAGAGAGCCGGAATCAAACAGCTCGGACGGCAGCATTCAGCTTCCCTATTTGGCGTTGGCACGGAAGAGCAGGAACAGCCTGTTACGCACGATGGTTATCTATGGGTTCCTTTATATGAGAATGAAGGCCGGATCACTGCGGTATGGGTGGAGATGGAAGGCCTTACGGGTCTTGAGCTGCAATTGGTCAATTATGCGGCGCGCAATTATGCTATTGCTCTTAAGGCTACCGGCCTAAAAGAAGAGGGCGAGGTCGAAGCCCGTCAGCTAAGCGGCTGGCTTAACTCACAGCTCGAGCAAGAGAAGAATGATGCTGAAATTCCTGATGATATGACGCTTAAGGGCCGCCTATTCGGGGATATGGTCCCTTTTTTGCTGGTCAGTGAGAATGTGCATAATCCGCAGCTGACCTACCGGTCGCTGATGAAGCTGTTGCGCAATTATTTCGAGAATGAGATTTTACTTATCCCCCTGCAGGAGAAAGAATGGTTAATTTTAGCCCGTAAAGAACTGCTCACCGGCGGGGATGATAAGGAAGATGAGGAAGAAAGTGAAGATGAGCTCCTGGCTCAGACCAGTATGGGGCTGCACGAACTGATCGCCAGCGAGTGGGTCGGTGTATTTCATCTGGCTGTGGCACCGGCTATCATTCCGGTAAAAGGTTTGACTGGTTCGGTCGCATTGCTAAGGGAGACGATTGTGCTCGGCCGGATTTTTCAGGTAGGCGAGTATATCCACCTTCCATGGGAGCTGCATATGGAGCGTTTGATAAACAGTATTCCAGATGAACGGCGCAGACAGCTGCTGGGACAGATCGGTGACTATTCTTCTGTACTGGCGGATAAGGAAATGCTGCTTACACTGGAGACTTTTTTCGAAATGGACTGTAATGTGAGCGAGACGGCGAAGAAACTCTACATCCACCGTAATACACTGCTGTATCGGCTTGATAAAATTAAACAGGAGACCGGGGCCGATGTGCGGAGCTTTGGCGATGCGGCGATTGTGAAATTAGCAATGTTATTGTATAAAGTGACGAAAAGAAAATAG
- the rpmE gene encoding 50S ribosomal protein L31 — protein sequence MQEAIQPKYNITKVTCACGNTFESGSVKQELRVEICSNCHPFFTGKQKFLDAGGRVDKFKKKYGI from the coding sequence ATGCAAGAAGCCATTCAACCAAAGTATAATATCACTAAGGTAACCTGCGCATGTGGCAACACTTTCGAATCCGGTTCTGTTAAACAAGAGCTGCGCGTCGAAATTTGCTCGAACTGCCATCCATTCTTCACTGGCAAGCAGAAGTTCCTTGATGCCGGTGGTCGCGTCGATAAATTCAAGAAGAAATACGGTATCTAA
- a CDS encoding UDP-N-acetylglucosamine 1-carboxyvinyltransferase, with protein sequence MEKLMIGGGRPLKGVVTISGAKNSAIALIPAAILAESEVVLDNLPSLSDVAVYSEILEELGATVSWSGSQMRINPSRIVSIPMPNGPVKKLRASYYMMGALLGRFKEATIGLPGGCNFEPRPIDQHIKGFEALGATVTNDHGSIHLYAKELRGAKIYLDVSSVGATINIMLAASRAKGSTIIENAAKEPEIIDVATLLNSMGAVIKGAGTETIRIEGVTEMHGCRHSIIPDRIQAGTYMIAAAATRGNVLIDNVIPKHLEALTAKLLEMGVEIEELDESIRVIGRARYEHADVKALVYPGFATDLQSPMTSMLTQAEGVSVLSDFVYSNRFKHVPELVRMGAKIRVEGRSAIIEGSQLNAAKVKAADLRAGAALVIAGLTVGDGITEVTGVEYIDRGYDNLVTNMRDLGAEIWREEE encoded by the coding sequence ATGGAAAAATTAATGATTGGCGGTGGACGTCCGCTAAAGGGCGTTGTGACCATCAGCGGAGCTAAGAATAGCGCGATTGCGCTTATTCCTGCAGCTATTTTAGCTGAATCTGAAGTTGTTCTGGATAATTTGCCGTCCCTTAGTGATGTAGCCGTTTACTCCGAAATTCTGGAAGAGCTTGGCGCGACTGTTTCATGGTCAGGCAGCCAGATGAGAATTAACCCCTCCCGTATCGTATCCATCCCTATGCCTAACGGACCAGTCAAGAAACTTCGTGCTTCTTATTATATGATGGGAGCGCTTCTTGGGAGATTCAAAGAAGCGACGATAGGCCTTCCCGGCGGCTGCAATTTTGAGCCCCGTCCGATTGATCAGCATATCAAGGGCTTTGAAGCACTGGGAGCAACTGTAACCAATGATCACGGTTCTATTCACCTGTATGCCAAGGAACTGCGCGGTGCGAAGATTTATTTAGACGTATCCAGCGTAGGGGCCACTATTAACATCATGCTGGCGGCTTCACGGGCCAAAGGCTCTACAATTATCGAAAACGCGGCTAAAGAGCCTGAGATTATAGATGTAGCTACCCTTTTGAACTCTATGGGCGCTGTTATTAAAGGCGCCGGCACAGAAACGATCCGGATCGAAGGCGTTACAGAGATGCATGGCTGCCGCCATTCCATCATTCCTGACCGGATTCAAGCAGGAACATATATGATTGCTGCAGCAGCAACGCGCGGCAATGTATTGATAGATAACGTTATCCCCAAACACTTGGAGGCTTTGACCGCCAAGCTGCTGGAAATGGGCGTTGAAATTGAAGAACTGGATGAGAGCATCCGGGTCATCGGCAGAGCCAGATACGAGCATGCCGATGTAAAAGCTCTGGTATACCCGGGCTTTGCCACCGATCTGCAATCCCCGATGACCAGCATGCTGACCCAGGCTGAAGGGGTCAGTGTATTAAGTGATTTTGTGTACAGCAACCGGTTCAAACATGTGCCGGAACTGGTGCGGATGGGCGCGAAAATCCGTGTTGAAGGACGCTCGGCAATCATCGAAGGCAGCCAGCTTAATGCTGCCAAGGTTAAAGCTGCCGATCTGCGGGCCGGTGCGGCGCTGGTCATTGCCGGACTGACGGTCGGAGACGGAATTACTGAAGTCACGGGTGTGGAGTATATCGACCGCGGCTATGATAACTTAGTAACCAACATGCGCGATCTGGGCGCTGAGATTTGGCGCGAAGAGGAATAG
- a CDS encoding NAD(P)/FAD-dependent oxidoreductase: MIYDAIIVGGGFAGLQAAIQLGRYSAHRVLVIDAGGGRSNLCRTYHNILGWPDGVSGEEIRTRGRRQAELAGVEFISDKVVKADKYGQLFLLTGERGQQYESKTLLLATGVMDRFPELPGLVPTLGKSVYVCPDCDGFEIQDRQTVLLGSGDAGAHMAFILRERTGDLTYINHEHEPVSEDNLTRLQAEGITYIEQAATQIVQENDGMIIEVALQDGTHLPAERGFIAFGRNAVHSELAAQLGVTLHKNRHIEVNRRSLMTNVEHLWVAGDVAVHAEQATVAMGEGAIAGIWMHKELKKINPIVLPLSRSAALSTKKR, from the coding sequence ATGATATATGATGCAATTATTGTTGGCGGCGGATTTGCCGGACTTCAGGCGGCGATTCAATTAGGACGGTACTCCGCACACCGGGTGCTGGTAATTGATGCAGGAGGCGGCAGATCAAATCTTTGCCGGACCTATCATAATATACTGGGTTGGCCGGATGGAGTATCGGGTGAGGAAATACGTACAAGAGGCCGGCGGCAGGCTGAATTGGCCGGTGTGGAATTCATCTCAGACAAGGTCGTTAAAGCGGATAAGTATGGACAGCTCTTTCTCTTAACAGGAGAGCGAGGCCAACAATACGAAAGCAAAACCTTACTGCTGGCTACAGGGGTAATGGATCGCTTTCCAGAACTGCCGGGACTTGTACCGACACTTGGCAAATCTGTCTACGTCTGCCCTGACTGTGACGGCTTTGAGATACAGGACCGTCAGACGGTGCTGCTGGGTTCTGGTGATGCTGGGGCCCATATGGCTTTTATTTTGCGGGAACGTACGGGAGACCTGACCTACATTAATCATGAGCATGAGCCAGTGTCTGAGGACAATCTCACACGCCTCCAGGCAGAGGGAATTACCTATATTGAACAAGCTGCTACCCAGATCGTACAAGAGAATGACGGGATGATTATAGAAGTGGCTTTACAGGATGGCACTCACCTTCCGGCAGAGCGCGGGTTTATTGCCTTCGGGAGAAATGCGGTTCATTCCGAGCTTGCCGCCCAGCTGGGGGTCACGCTTCATAAAAACAGACATATTGAGGTAAATAGACGTTCCTTAATGACGAATGTGGAGCATTTGTGGGTAGCCGGCGACGTTGCCGTTCATGCGGAGCAAGCTACGGTGGCTATGGGTGAAGGGGCGATAGCTGGGATCTGGATGCATAAAGAATTGAAAAAAATAAACCCCATTGTATTGCCATTATCCAGGTCCGCGGCTTTGAGTACGAAGAAACGCTGA
- a CDS encoding YbaB/EbfC family nucleoid-associated protein — translation MNNMNQMMKQVKKMQEQMLKAQEELGSKTIEGSSGGGVVTVQVNGHKKLLSIQIKPEAVDPEDIEMLQDLVITAVNDALTQAEELANNDMGKFTGGMKIPGLF, via the coding sequence ATGAATAATATGAATCAAATGATGAAACAGGTTAAAAAAATGCAGGAACAAATGCTCAAGGCACAGGAAGAGCTGGGCAGCAAGACCATTGAAGGATCATCCGGCGGCGGTGTAGTTACAGTGCAGGTTAATGGCCACAAGAAATTGCTGTCCATTCAGATTAAGCCTGAGGCTGTTGACCCGGAAGATATTGAAATGTTGCAGGACCTCGTGATCACAGCAGTGAACGATGCGCTTACACAAGCAGAAGAGTTGGCTAACAATGATATGGGGAAATTCACTGGCGGAATGAAGATCCCGGGCTTATTCTAG